The Dokdonella koreensis DS-123 genome has a segment encoding these proteins:
- the rsmI gene encoding 16S rRNA (cytidine(1402)-2'-O)-methyltransferase codes for MSGSPGQLWVVATPIGNLDDLTLRAAEVLRRVTVIAAEDTRHSAPLLARVGSAAATVALHEYNEREQCERLVERMRQGEDVALISDAGTPLVSDPGFRLVRAARAAGLVVSPVPGACAAIAALSVAGLPSDRFVFEGFLPAKPAGRRERLQLLAAETRTLIFYESSHRIAESLADMAAVFGPAREGVLARELTKRFETILAEPLGALAERVATDADQRRGEFVVLVGGAHGEDADRVLAEGRRVFATLTSELPPARAAKLAAAITGAPRKALYDHAKNVQPVPHE; via the coding sequence ATGTCCGGTTCTCCCGGCCAGCTCTGGGTCGTGGCCACCCCGATCGGCAATCTCGACGACCTGACGCTGCGCGCCGCCGAGGTGCTGCGCCGCGTCACGGTCATCGCCGCCGAGGACACGCGGCACAGCGCACCGCTGCTGGCGCGCGTCGGCAGTGCCGCCGCGACCGTCGCGCTGCACGAGTACAACGAGCGCGAGCAGTGCGAGCGGCTGGTCGAGCGCATGCGCCAGGGCGAGGACGTGGCGCTGATCAGCGATGCCGGCACGCCGCTGGTCAGCGATCCGGGCTTCCGGCTGGTGCGCGCCGCGCGTGCGGCGGGCCTGGTGGTCTCGCCGGTCCCGGGCGCCTGCGCGGCGATCGCGGCGCTGTCGGTGGCCGGACTGCCGAGCGACCGCTTCGTCTTCGAGGGTTTCCTGCCGGCCAAGCCGGCGGGCCGCCGCGAGCGCCTGCAGCTGCTCGCGGCCGAAACGCGCACCTTGATCTTCTACGAATCGAGCCACCGCATCGCCGAATCGCTGGCCGACATGGCCGCCGTGTTCGGGCCCGCGCGCGAAGGCGTGCTCGCGCGCGAGCTGACCAAGCGCTTCGAGACGATCCTGGCCGAGCCGCTCGGCGCGCTCGCCGAGCGCGTCGCCACGGACGCCGACCAGCGTCGCGGCGAGTTCGTGGTGCTGGTCGGCGGCGCCCACGGTGAGGACGCCGATCGCGTGCTGGCCGAAGGGCGGCGTGTATTCGCCACGCTGACCTCCGAGCTGCCGCCCGCGCGTGCGGCCAAGCTCGCCGCGGCGATCACCGGTGCGCCGCGAAAAGCCCTGTACGACCACGCGAAAAACGTTCAGCCGGTCCCTCACGAATGA
- a CDS encoding penicillin-binding protein activator: protein MSSERRFRPAVVLTVVLALLAGACSTLPVGRPADAGLADRAEQLYRDGQLDESANLFLNLASQSRADAAAHYRLRAAEVLRDAGRLDAAAQAIADIRRRRLQGDEPQRLDLLDAEIALGRGDATHALDLLDRAEGEALAPALRLRQLELRARAQATAGDRFAAARTRAAIDPQLAGADRDHNRSEIVETLLALEPAALIARAETLQADDPLLPWIEQALRRKGSMLPRQLPQANRPVGTLTPDDSGQLQAEGYRPLRQVALLLPLSGPLAGVAQSIRDGFFTAYFADASEQRPTVRVYDAGDTPAAAVAAYQKAVADGADHVVGPLQRESVGELFRQPLPARVLALNHPDSGEVPPPGNAEFGLLPDAEGAQAAQRMLDRGIASAAVIAAKTDWAERAALAFRTQFEAGGGRIAGEARLLDNEVNYRNAITQATASLGADGGIFISMRPQQARLLVPQLAIASISAPVFGTSHIYAGDPNSGFDRDLNQVEFCDAPWLSTPVPGRPDRGNISNQIASANGVGARLFAFGMDAYALLPYLGWMLQHSDQYIDGATGQLTADSFGRIHRRLGWMRFENGIARPAQGVLSPVPAAPALQ, encoded by the coding sequence ATGTCTTCCGAACGCCGTTTCCGCCCTGCCGTGGTCCTGACCGTGGTCCTGGCCCTGCTGGCCGGCGCCTGTTCGACCCTGCCGGTCGGCCGCCCGGCCGATGCAGGCCTGGCCGACCGTGCCGAACAGCTCTACCGGGACGGCCAGCTGGACGAATCGGCCAACCTGTTCCTCAACCTGGCCAGCCAGAGCCGCGCCGATGCCGCCGCGCACTATCGCCTGCGCGCGGCCGAGGTGCTGCGCGACGCCGGCCGCCTGGATGCGGCCGCGCAGGCGATCGCCGACATCCGGCGCCGCCGCCTGCAGGGCGACGAGCCGCAGCGGCTGGACCTGCTCGATGCCGAGATCGCGCTCGGCCGCGGCGACGCGACCCATGCGCTGGACCTGCTCGACCGGGCCGAGGGAGAAGCGCTCGCGCCGGCCCTGCGCCTGCGGCAGCTCGAGCTTCGCGCACGCGCGCAGGCGACGGCGGGCGACCGCTTCGCCGCGGCGCGCACGCGGGCGGCGATCGATCCGCAACTGGCCGGGGCCGATCGCGACCACAACCGCAGCGAGATCGTCGAGACCCTGCTGGCGCTGGAGCCGGCGGCGCTGATCGCCCGTGCCGAGACGCTGCAGGCGGATGACCCGCTGCTGCCGTGGATCGAGCAGGCCCTGCGCCGCAAGGGGTCGATGCTGCCGCGGCAACTGCCGCAGGCCAACCGTCCGGTCGGAACGCTGACTCCGGACGACAGCGGCCAGCTGCAAGCGGAAGGGTATCGCCCGCTGCGCCAGGTCGCGCTGCTGCTGCCGCTGTCCGGCCCGCTGGCGGGCGTCGCGCAGTCGATCCGCGACGGCTTCTTCACGGCGTACTTCGCCGACGCCTCCGAGCAGCGGCCGACGGTCCGCGTCTACGACGCGGGCGATACGCCGGCGGCGGCGGTGGCGGCCTACCAGAAGGCGGTGGCCGACGGTGCCGACCACGTGGTCGGACCGCTGCAGCGCGAGTCGGTCGGCGAGCTGTTCCGCCAGCCGCTGCCGGCGCGCGTGCTGGCGCTCAACCATCCCGACAGCGGCGAAGTGCCGCCGCCGGGCAATGCCGAGTTCGGCCTGCTGCCCGACGCCGAAGGCGCCCAGGCGGCGCAGCGCATGCTCGATCGCGGCATCGCGAGTGCGGCCGTGATCGCCGCCAAGACCGACTGGGCCGAGCGCGCGGCGCTGGCGTTCCGCACCCAGTTCGAGGCCGGCGGCGGCCGCATCGCCGGCGAGGCACGCCTGCTCGACAACGAGGTCAACTACCGCAACGCGATCACCCAGGCGACCGCGAGCCTCGGGGCGGACGGCGGCATCTTCATCAGCATGCGGCCGCAGCAGGCCCGCCTGCTGGTGCCGCAGCTGGCGATCGCCAGCATCTCCGCGCCGGTGTTCGGCACCTCGCACATCTACGCCGGCGACCCGAACTCCGGCTTCGACCGCGACCTCAACCAGGTCGAGTTCTGCGATGCGCCGTGGCTGTCCACCCCGGTGCCGGGGCGCCCGGACCGCGGCAACATCTCCAACCAGATCGCCAGCGCCAACGGCGTCGGCGCGCGCCTGTTCGCGTTCGGCATGGACGCCTACGCGCTGCTGCCGTACCTGGGCTGGATGCTGCAGCATTCGGACCAGTACATCGACGGCGCCACCGGCCAGCTCACCGCGGACAGCTTCGGCCGCATCCACCGCCGGCTCGGCTGGATGCGCTTCGAGAACGGCATCGCCCGACCCGCCCAGGGCGTCCTCAGCCCGGTACCGGCGGCTCCCGCGCTGCAATGA
- a CDS encoding EAL domain-containing protein, producing the protein MTSRNLLLAAALAAACVLLRLFQVPMAGVPASSLLYLQAGLLLTIAMFDPGRRVLAICLGATALTWIAQVWPVYGARALIGVPLYAVHFLLAVGGARLAGWPRANAAPLGTGDILRFVGVCLLLLPVLSGSAAVLIPLLALDQPAPPLVERIVEAAVATHLGILVLTLPAAFWLTEDGAERRLRADAVLPAAVLLGLGFVLGRWQGTAFGESLGAWMLSYRLLAAAAMAWCVMRLPARWSMPAVAGVMLILVYAVAERADEATNLLQPVLLGLELLVLEVLLLVLHVATRDGRLMHERLIEEASYDSLTGLPNLKALRRRVAADDGTDEELGYLVVDNADRLLAGLGLNAHTALMQAVAARLAERVAPYYVTSAQFVLMRRSEDQRHPDWQQVLQRLESFDFEWNGIHYRVVPYVGHARIRNSQAAGLDAAIIAASQAAFQARILREVMPLKEGDTARMQDVAAAQRKKLDEASNTLALLRTGEVALYFQPMRRIDDPQRGPVSAGEVVCRLRTPEGELLSPAHFTHELEAAGRLVELDRAVIRELFRWIRANRQQLGHMQHIGINLTAQSITSPGFVRELLGLMRNPPLASDVFCFEITESAAISDLEVSRRCLNDLRMLGCHVAIDDFGTGMQSFERLKQLPFDMLKIDGSFVRNALRIDSDYQLVRASVTIAHAFGAEAVAEYVENAEVFGCMKELGVEWVQGNLLGKAAPIEWLVRPGPWPT; encoded by the coding sequence GTGACGTCCAGAAACCTGCTCCTGGCCGCCGCCTTGGCGGCCGCCTGCGTGCTGCTCCGGCTGTTCCAGGTGCCGATGGCCGGCGTGCCGGCCAGCTCGCTGCTGTACCTGCAGGCGGGCCTGCTGTTGACGATCGCGATGTTCGACCCGGGCCGCCGCGTGCTGGCGATCTGCCTGGGCGCGACCGCGCTGACCTGGATCGCGCAGGTCTGGCCGGTCTACGGCGCGCGGGCGCTGATCGGCGTACCGCTCTACGCCGTGCATTTCCTGCTGGCGGTGGGTGGCGCCCGGTTGGCGGGCTGGCCGCGCGCGAACGCCGCGCCGCTGGGCACCGGCGACATCCTGCGCTTCGTCGGTGTCTGCCTGCTGCTGCTGCCGGTGCTCTCCGGCTCGGCGGCGGTGCTGATACCGCTGCTGGCCCTGGACCAGCCGGCGCCGCCACTGGTCGAGCGCATCGTCGAGGCGGCGGTGGCCACGCACCTGGGCATCCTGGTGCTGACGCTGCCGGCGGCGTTCTGGCTGACCGAGGACGGCGCCGAGCGGCGGCTGCGCGCGGACGCGGTGCTGCCGGCGGCGGTGCTGCTCGGGCTCGGCTTCGTCCTGGGTCGCTGGCAGGGCACGGCGTTCGGCGAATCGCTCGGCGCGTGGATGCTCTCCTACCGGCTGCTGGCCGCGGCAGCGATGGCCTGGTGCGTGATGCGGCTGCCGGCACGCTGGTCGATGCCGGCCGTGGCCGGCGTGATGCTGATCCTGGTCTACGCGGTGGCCGAGCGTGCCGACGAGGCGACCAACCTGCTGCAGCCGGTGCTGCTGGGCCTGGAACTGCTGGTGCTGGAGGTGCTGCTGCTGGTCCTGCACGTGGCGACCCGCGACGGCCGGCTGATGCACGAGCGCCTGATCGAGGAAGCGAGCTACGACAGCCTGACCGGCCTGCCGAACCTCAAGGCGCTGCGCCGGCGCGTGGCCGCGGACGACGGCACCGACGAGGAACTAGGCTACCTGGTGGTCGACAACGCGGACCGCCTGCTGGCCGGACTTGGCCTGAATGCGCACACGGCGCTGATGCAGGCCGTGGCGGCGCGGCTGGCCGAGCGCGTGGCACCGTACTACGTGACCAGTGCGCAGTTCGTGCTGATGCGCCGCAGCGAGGACCAGCGCCATCCGGACTGGCAGCAGGTCCTGCAGCGGCTGGAGAGCTTCGATTTCGAGTGGAACGGCATCCACTACCGCGTGGTGCCGTACGTGGGACATGCGCGCATCCGCAACAGCCAGGCGGCCGGACTGGACGCGGCGATCATCGCGGCGTCGCAGGCGGCGTTCCAGGCGCGCATCCTGCGCGAGGTCATGCCGCTGAAGGAGGGCGATACCGCGCGCATGCAGGACGTGGCGGCGGCGCAGCGCAAGAAACTGGACGAGGCCTCCAACACGCTGGCCCTGCTGCGCACCGGCGAGGTGGCGCTGTACTTCCAGCCGATGCGTCGCATCGACGATCCGCAGCGCGGCCCGGTGTCGGCTGGCGAGGTGGTCTGCCGGCTGCGTACGCCCGAAGGGGAGCTGCTCTCGCCGGCGCACTTCACGCACGAGCTGGAGGCGGCCGGCCGGCTGGTGGAGCTGGACCGCGCGGTGATCCGCGAGCTGTTCCGCTGGATCCGCGCGAACCGCCAGCAGCTGGGACACATGCAGCACATCGGCATCAACCTGACGGCCCAGAGCATCACCTCGCCGGGATTCGTGCGCGAGCTGCTCGGGCTGATGCGCAACCCCCCGCTGGCATCGGACGTGTTCTGCTTCGAGATCACCGAGTCGGCGGCGATCTCGGACCTGGAGGTCAGCCGTCGCTGCCTGAACGACCTGCGCATGCTCGGCTGTCACGTGGCGATCGACGACTTCGGCACCGGCATGCAGAGCTTCGAGCGCCTCAAGCAGCTCCCGTTCGACATGCTCAAGATCGACGGTTCGTTCGTGCGCAACGCGTTGCGCATCGACAGCGACTACCAGCTGGTGCGCGCCTCGGTCACGATCGCGCATGCATTCGGTGCGGAGGCGGTGGCCGAGTATGTCGAGAACGCCGAGGTGTTCGGCTGCATGAAGGAGCTGGGCGTGGAATGGGTGCAAGGCAACCTGCTCGGCAAGGCGGCGCCGATCGAGTGGCTGGTGCGCCCGGGGCCGTGGCCGACCTAG
- a CDS encoding integrase core domain-containing protein gives MRARAAGVAWHFAEPGCPARNAYVGRFDGTFRAGVLDANCFQAPNDARAQMARWMLSYNEQRSHQAIGNLSLMVFKRRWQGRQSLLPTGKAWGVSAGLSSTCGQSKVHDGLARIAPIVEAFRARPDLIFANGFQ, from the coding sequence ATGCGGGCACGGGCAGCCGGTGTTGCGTGGCACTTTGCCGAGCCCGGCTGCCCGGCTCGGAACGCTTACGTCGGGCGATTCGACGGAACGTTTCGAGCCGGGGTGCTCGATGCGAACTGCTTTCAGGCACCGAATGATGCGCGGGCGCAAATGGCGCGATGGATGCTGAGCTATAACGAGCAGCGATCACACCAAGCCATCGGCAACCTGTCACTGATGGTCTTCAAGAGGCGATGGCAGGGACGTCAGTCTCTACTTCCCACTGGCAAGGCTTGGGGAGTATCGGCCGGATTGTCTTCTACATGCGGACAGTCCAAGGTGCATGACGGCTTGGCGCGGATAGCGCCGATCGTCGAGGCTTTCCGTGCGCGCCCTGATCTAATATTTGCCAATGGCTTTCAGTAG
- a CDS encoding reprolysin-like metallopeptidase, translated as MAAIPALAQEQPPRLFTQVQTQEPPAEPGPWSQTWHIEIDQQAIQQPAEAITLNLPGQREIVVHREFWSPRQGYMILLVGDGPETIELPDPNVAPEDFSWRWYGRTDGYVVALTFEKGYLAGRIWGSGGKYALNPREGKRTELGLVNPDWWQLHPERNEPPQMAVNDSQSELPLEPATNEHPAGPGSWDLSCPGPLPTAVSKIDVLVLYTSAVFIANGSTLGGVRVVAQREIDEANQSLRNSLVNSVRFYLSGIQAVPETASPPYDLASIAVGLNRLAGTIETPGVYPGWTYPGTPAVRALRDTYGADIVALARKDGTEELSCGVAFVQRYYNYSPPIGPGPEFERKAYMVFDPDCAADRLNFAHELGHLLGMEHDPANMEMPSSGFPSCPWSFGHRNANLAQPQFAFRTVMSYSRNTGAAGPLCSSDAACPLIDAYSNPGLSWAGSLFETGTFPGAVPIGRNVGEPPFTYPPSKANDTLARIAPIVEAFRARPDRIFANGFQ; from the coding sequence ATGGCGGCGATTCCCGCGCTCGCGCAGGAGCAGCCGCCGAGGCTGTTCACGCAAGTGCAGACACAGGAGCCGCCGGCCGAGCCGGGTCCCTGGTCGCAGACGTGGCATATCGAGATTGATCAGCAGGCGATCCAGCAGCCGGCTGAGGCAATTACGTTGAATCTTCCGGGACAGCGTGAAATCGTTGTCCACCGGGAGTTCTGGTCGCCGAGGCAGGGCTACATGATCCTGCTGGTCGGTGATGGCCCGGAGACGATCGAGCTGCCGGATCCGAACGTCGCTCCCGAAGATTTTTCGTGGCGCTGGTACGGGCGAACGGACGGCTACGTCGTTGCGTTGACCTTCGAGAAGGGCTATCTGGCCGGGCGCATCTGGGGGTCGGGCGGGAAGTACGCGTTGAATCCCCGCGAGGGCAAGCGGACAGAGCTGGGACTCGTCAATCCGGACTGGTGGCAGCTTCATCCGGAGCGGAACGAGCCGCCGCAGATGGCGGTGAATGACTCCCAAAGCGAACTGCCCCTGGAGCCGGCGACGAACGAGCACCCGGCCGGGCCTGGCAGCTGGGATCTCTCATGCCCGGGTCCTTTGCCTACGGCGGTCAGCAAGATTGATGTATTGGTGCTGTACACGTCGGCAGTTTTCATCGCGAACGGAAGCACGCTCGGCGGAGTCAGGGTGGTGGCGCAAAGGGAAATCGACGAGGCCAACCAGAGTCTCCGCAATAGCCTGGTTAACTCCGTCAGGTTCTACTTGAGTGGAATCCAAGCCGTTCCGGAGACCGCATCGCCGCCTTACGATCTTGCCTCCATTGCGGTTGGTCTGAATCGATTGGCCGGAACAATAGAGACGCCCGGTGTGTATCCCGGTTGGACCTATCCAGGCACCCCGGCGGTCAGGGCGCTGAGGGATACGTATGGTGCGGATATAGTCGCTCTTGCCCGAAAAGATGGGACTGAAGAACTTTCATGCGGAGTGGCTTTTGTTCAGCGGTACTACAACTACTCTCCGCCGATCGGGCCGGGGCCGGAGTTTGAAAGAAAGGCCTATATGGTATTCGACCCCGATTGTGCCGCCGATCGTCTGAATTTTGCTCATGAGCTGGGGCATTTGCTGGGCATGGAGCATGATCCCGCCAATATGGAGATGCCGAGCTCCGGATTTCCTTCCTGTCCGTGGTCATTCGGTCACCGCAACGCAAATCTGGCACAACCGCAATTTGCGTTCCGTACCGTCATGTCCTATTCGAGAAACACGGGCGCCGCTGGTCCGTTGTGTTCAAGTGATGCAGCGTGCCCTCTGATCGATGCTTATTCCAATCCTGGACTCTCGTGGGCTGGAAGCTTGTTCGAGACGGGGACCTTTCCGGGCGCAGTGCCGATAGGGCGCAATGTAGGAGAGCCGCCTTTTACCTATCCGCCATCGAAGGCCAATGATACTCTGGCGCGCATAGCGCCTATCGTCGAGGCTTTTCGCGCACGTCCTGACAGGATTTTTGCCAATGGATTTCAATAG
- a CDS encoding YraN family protein, which yields MRLAGARYEALALAHLQQAGLRLIARNATYRQGELDLVMSEGETVVFVEVRYRRHAASGSGLESVGAAKRAKLVRAAGLFLAAHPALARRPCRFDVVAFGADAGAIDWQRNAFDSF from the coding sequence ATGCGCCTGGCCGGCGCCCGCTACGAGGCGCTGGCGCTGGCGCACCTGCAGCAGGCCGGTCTGCGGCTGATCGCCCGCAACGCCACCTACCGGCAGGGCGAGCTGGACCTGGTCATGAGCGAGGGCGAGACCGTCGTCTTCGTCGAGGTCCGCTACCGCCGGCACGCGGCGTCCGGCAGCGGCCTGGAATCGGTCGGCGCCGCCAAGCGTGCGAAACTGGTCCGCGCCGCCGGGCTTTTCCTCGCGGCGCATCCGGCGCTGGCGCGAAGGCCCTGCCGGTTCGACGTCGTCGCGTTCGGTGCCGACGCCGGCGCCATCGACTGGCAGCGCAACGCCTTCGACAGCTTCTGA
- a CDS encoding BON domain-containing protein, with product MNASRPLLAVLAAASLLLGGCAALVVGGAAAGAGAAHDRRSTRTVFSDRNIQLSAYDDLNKDKELALKNNVSIVVYNGVMLLVGEVRSAELKQRAEGIVAGFAGVRRLVNEIEVREPEGFWSRRRDNTITAHVKTALLDLTSLQGFDPTRINVTTAHRTVYLMGLVDDEEDEAVSSIARNVNGVERVVKVFEYRD from the coding sequence ATGAATGCTTCCCGTCCGCTCCTCGCCGTGCTCGCCGCCGCCTCGCTGCTGCTCGGCGGCTGCGCGGCCCTGGTCGTCGGCGGCGCCGCCGCCGGTGCCGGCGCAGCGCACGACCGGCGCTCGACGCGCACGGTGTTCTCCGATCGCAACATCCAGCTGTCCGCCTACGACGACCTCAACAAGGACAAGGAGCTGGCGCTGAAGAACAACGTCTCGATCGTCGTCTACAACGGCGTCATGCTGCTGGTGGGCGAGGTGCGCAGCGCCGAGCTCAAGCAGCGCGCCGAGGGCATCGTGGCCGGTTTCGCCGGCGTACGCCGCCTGGTGAACGAGATCGAGGTGCGCGAGCCGGAGGGCTTCTGGTCGCGCCGCCGCGACAACACGATCACCGCCCACGTCAAGACCGCCCTGCTCGACCTCACCAGCCTGCAAGGCTTCGACCCCACGCGCATCAACGTGACCACCGCGCACCGCACGGTCTACCTGATGGGCCTGGTCGACGACGAGGAAGACGAAGCCGTCTCCAGCATCGCCCGCAACGTCAACGGCGTGGAGCGGGTGGTCAAGGTCTTCGAGTACCGCGACTGA
- a CDS encoding DUF3293 domain-containing protein — translation MNAHAPAAVAASARRLLALYRAAHYAVRLPGGRRIALVLDAKPHPTLEAWLCGADCAVLTACNPYSQPLPAAENRRRQRGLLAELREAGARVLPAAGHGDGWREPSLLAAGVPLGLVDALAVRHEQNAIIVADADRRLRLRLYRRDWREALTDARDHGDWAR, via the coding sequence GTGAACGCGCACGCGCCGGCCGCGGTCGCCGCGTCGGCACGCCGGCTGCTGGCGCTGTACCGCGCCGCGCACTACGCCGTACGCCTGCCGGGTGGCCGCCGGATCGCGCTGGTGCTCGACGCCAAGCCGCATCCCACACTGGAAGCCTGGCTGTGCGGTGCGGACTGCGCCGTGCTGACCGCCTGCAATCCGTACTCGCAGCCCTTGCCCGCGGCCGAGAACCGCAGGCGCCAGCGCGGCCTGCTGGCCGAGCTGCGCGAAGCCGGGGCGCGCGTGCTGCCGGCGGCAGGCCATGGCGACGGCTGGCGCGAACCGTCGCTGCTGGCGGCCGGTGTGCCGCTGGGACTCGTCGACGCGCTGGCCGTGCGCCACGAACAGAACGCGATCATCGTGGCGGATGCGGACCGGCGGCTGCGATTGCGTCTCTACCGGCGCGACTGGCGCGAGGCACTGACGGACGCACGGGACCACGGCGACTGGGCAAGGTAG
- a CDS encoding FAD-dependent oxidoreductase, producing the protein MNRPAITLVGAGLVGALLATLLAQRGFAVEVFERRPDPRRVGYAGGRSINLALAERGLHGLRLAGLTERVMELAVMMRGRMVHHPDGRTELLRYGRDDSEVIWSISRGRLNIALIDAAEAAGARMHFDQRLEAAHFGDAVTLTFHDEADGSTRTHVATSVVGADGAGSALRAAMNAVAPLGERIEPLGHGYKELEIPPLPALPASALSSEQAAAQARGERFAIEPNALHIWPRGSYMCIALPNAEGSFTVTLFLANEGDPSFATIPAPAAARAFFAREFHDALALIPDLEADFAANPIGVLSTLYLDRWHHGGQALLVGDAAHAIVPFHGQGMNCGFEDAVELADLLAERPTACEAVFAEFARRRKPNADAIAAMALENYVEMRDRVDDADFLLMRALDRQLAERHPSLWMPRYAMVTFTRMPYAVAFERGRLQSELLRGFTAGKQRLDEIDLAAVDAAVRTRLPPLPV; encoded by the coding sequence ATGAATCGTCCCGCCATCACACTCGTCGGCGCCGGCCTGGTCGGCGCGCTCCTGGCCACCCTGCTCGCGCAGCGCGGCTTCGCGGTGGAGGTGTTCGAGCGCCGGCCCGATCCGCGGCGGGTCGGCTACGCGGGCGGGCGATCGATCAACCTGGCGCTGGCCGAGCGCGGCCTGCATGGGCTGCGCCTGGCTGGCCTGACCGAGCGGGTGATGGAACTGGCGGTCATGATGCGCGGGCGCATGGTGCACCACCCGGACGGGCGCACTGAACTGCTGCGCTACGGCCGCGACGATTCGGAAGTGATCTGGTCGATCAGCCGCGGCCGCCTCAACATCGCGCTGATCGATGCGGCGGAAGCGGCGGGGGCGCGCATGCACTTCGACCAGCGGCTGGAGGCGGCGCACTTCGGCGATGCGGTGACGCTGACGTTCCACGACGAGGCCGACGGCAGCACCCGTACGCACGTGGCCACCTCGGTGGTCGGCGCGGACGGCGCCGGCTCGGCCCTGCGCGCGGCGATGAATGCGGTGGCGCCGCTCGGCGAGCGGATCGAGCCGCTCGGCCACGGCTACAAGGAACTGGAAATCCCGCCGCTTCCGGCGCTTCCCGCCAGCGCGTTGTCATCGGAACAGGCCGCGGCGCAGGCACGCGGCGAGCGCTTCGCGATCGAACCCAATGCGCTGCACATCTGGCCGCGCGGCAGTTACATGTGCATCGCGCTGCCCAATGCCGAAGGCAGCTTCACGGTGACGCTGTTCCTGGCCAACGAGGGCGACCCGAGCTTCGCGACGATTCCCGCTCCGGCAGCGGCGCGCGCGTTCTTCGCGCGCGAGTTCCACGACGCACTGGCCCTGATCCCGGACCTGGAGGCGGATTTCGCCGCCAACCCGATCGGCGTGCTGTCCACGCTCTACCTCGATCGCTGGCATCACGGTGGCCAGGCGCTGCTGGTCGGCGATGCGGCGCATGCGATCGTGCCGTTCCACGGCCAGGGCATGAACTGCGGCTTCGAGGATGCGGTGGAGCTGGCCGACCTGCTCGCCGAGCGGCCCACCGCGTGCGAGGCGGTGTTCGCGGAGTTCGCGCGCCGGCGCAAGCCCAATGCCGACGCGATCGCGGCGATGGCGCTGGAGAACTACGTCGAGATGCGCGATCGCGTGGACGATGCGGACTTCCTGCTGATGCGCGCGCTGGACCGCCAGCTGGCCGAGCGCCATCCGTCGTTGTGGATGCCGCGCTACGCGATGGTCACGTTCACGCGGATGCCGTACGCGGTCGCGTTCGAGCGGGGCCGCCTGCAGAGCGAACTGCTGCGCGGCTTCACCGCCGGCAAGCAGCGGCTGGACGAGATCGACCTGGCCGCCGTCGACGCCGCGGTCCGCACGCGGTTGCCGCCGCTGCCGGTGTGA